Proteins from a genomic interval of Euwallacea fornicatus isolate EFF26 chromosome 39, ASM4011564v1, whole genome shotgun sequence:
- the Gclm gene encoding glutamate--cysteine ligase regulatory subunit codes for MGSNGLDITSKTILSTGNIMSINDITKKPSQSSTQELIDAIKYTLKEYTTKNLNSTEQADHFKIISRPEDDVQAKIQENRLEELKIGLKVFLTDDNEFSLRESLEIALHHQLKVSSVADVIVCCKKSQSVECRDDLSVIKNIWKILESYVDDGSVGELGVADIEEGTFRELYEWAKVKPVIIQINLATCCVVPPTLQTFCKEKNIKLFTHSDSSDILPDQSIEEIFSAALDLAWAVRFTVHIKCRGVLTTKGYCLCLNPRLKK; via the exons ATGGGTTCAAATGGATTGGACATTACGAGCAAAACCATCTTGAGTACAGGAAACATCATGTCAATTAATGATATCACCAAAAAACCCAGTCAGAGTTCGACTCAAGAG TTGATTGATGCCATTAAATACACCCTAAAAGAATACACaactaaaaacttaaattccaCCGAACAAGCTGACCACTTCAAGATCATATCCAGGCCGGAAGACGACGTTCAAGCAAAAATCCAGGAAAATCGTCTTGAAGAGCTGAAAATTGGCCTGAAGGTGTTTTTGACCGATGATAATGAATTCTCCCTGAGAGAATCATTGGAAATTG CTCTGCACCATCAACTAAAAGTAAGCAGCGTTGCCGATGTCATAGTTTGCTGCAAAAAATCGCAATCTGTTGAGTGTAGGGACGATCTGAGCGTGATAAAAAACATTTGGAAGATACTAGAGAGTTACGTTGACGATGGCAGTGTTGGCGAGTTAGGTGTTGCGGACATCGAAGAGGGCACCTTTAG ggAACTGTATGAGTGGGCCAAAGTCAAGCCCGTCATCATCCAGATAAACTTGGCAACGTGCTGTGTGGTGCCACCCACATTGCAGACGTTTTGTAAAGAAAAGAACATCAAGCTGTTCACTCATAGCGATTCCAGTg atattttgcCCGACCAATCCATCGAAGAAATCTTCAGCGCGGCTCTGGATTTGGCGTGGGCCGTGCGCTTCACTGTTCACATTAAGTGCCGCGGAGTTCTCACCACTAAGGGCTACTGTCTCTGTCTAAATccgagattaaaaaaataa
- the LOC136349691 gene encoding transmembrane protein 14C, with protein sequence MPIDTVGYCYAGAVVAGGVLGYVRAGSVPSLAAGLVFGTALAIGAYQTSVNPSQYGIQLGASSILAGVMGYRFYRSRSIMPAGVVCLSSLAIIARIGLRALGSGATKT encoded by the exons ATGCCCATAGACACTGTTGGGTATTGCTATGCAGGGGCCGTGGTCGCCGGCGGCGTTTTAGGATATGTAAGAGCAG gtTCCGTGCCTTCGTTGGCAGCAGGCTTAGTTTTCGGTACAGCATTAGCAATCGGGGCTTACCAGACGAGCGTAAACCCTTCGCAATATGGGATCCAGCTAGGTGCCAGTTCAATTTTAGCAGGAGTGATGGGCTACCGATTTTATCGGTCAAGGAGCATTATGCCTGCGGGAGTAGTTTGCCTGTCATCATTGGCAATTATTGCTCGGATTGGTTTAAGGGCTTTGGGTAGTGGGGCcactaaaacttaa